A segment of the Candidatus Pelagisphaera phototrophica genome:
TCGCAGCGGACTCATACGTGCAAGCAGCGAAGACCGAAGGCGGCGCCGATTTCGGTTTTGCTTATATGGACAAGTCGCGATTTCGCGTAAGCGTACTTAGGGCCAAGGGGAGCTACGGACTAGTGCTGCGTCAGATTCCCAACGAATTTTTCGATTTAGAGGACATTGGGATTCCCGACCAAATCAGGGACTTGCTTTATCGTCCTCGGGGACTCGTCCTTGTGACAGGACCCACCGGTTCTGGGAAAAGTACGACGCTAGCGTCGATGATTAACTATATTAATCAAAAACGTAGTGGACATATAATTACAATTGAAGACCCTATTGAATATTACCACGACCATAAAAAGTGTCTTATAACACAACGTGAAGTCGGGGATGATGTTCCTACCTTTTCAGAAGCTATTCGACGCGCCATGCGTCAGGATCCTGATGTGATTCTAGTTGGAGAAATGCGTGATCTCGAAACGATTGAAGCAGCTATTAGCGCAGCGGAAACCGGTCATCTCGTCTTCGGCACTTTGCACACCAACAGTGCTGCTAAAACGGTCGATCGCATTGTGGATGCGTTTCCGGCGAATATGAAAGAGATGATTCGAACGCAGTTGGCAACCTCTCTCGTCGCCGTCGTTTCTCAAGTGCTATGCAAGAAAGAAGGCGGAGGTCGTGTCGCCGGACTCGAAGTCATGGTTACGACTACGTCAATTGCGGCTCTCATTCGCGACAACAAGACCTATCGTATTAACTCGGATATTCAAACGGGCGCGAAATTGGGCATGTTTACGATGGATACCCATCTAATGAGTCTTTACAATCGTGGATTGATCTCAGCTAGAGAGGCTTTTGAAAAAGCGCAAGCGCCTGATGATATGCGAACACGATTGGAGAATCTCGGCGGCAAAGTTGCGGCGTCTTAAAGTCTACAGCGAATTCCGTCTTGATCGTCTTTGAGGGTCAAGAGTGCCATGTTCACAGCGGAATTGATTCTGTTAAGGGTCGATTGCGTAGTTTCGAGCCTCCCTCAGACCTGCGCACTGCATTGGGAGCCAGTATGGAGAACGCTTCGAAGAAGCGGTACTTTCGTCGAACGTTCACACGATATTTGGCCTTGGCAGTAAGTCTGGTGGTTGTAGCGGGCATTTGTTTTCAGTTTATTGTTGATTGAAGCGATGAGTATACGGGTCCTTTGGTTGACCGTGCCTTCGACTATTCATTCGACGGACTGAGACTTAAGTATTTCAATAAGAACACCACGAAAATAACCGACTGGCTTATGGAACAGAATTCTGATTTAAGTCGGCAGCTGCATCTTCGATTCCTCGCTCCGGAAGGCATAGGATGTCGCCCACTCAACTGGTAGGATAGCATGGTGGCTATGATCTGCGTCGATGCGGAGGTGGTCTATCAATTATTTGTCGCCAAAGGAGAAGAATTCGAGGAAGTGAATTTGTCAGATAAGTTTGAATACTAAAAACGAAAATCGGGCTGGACCGTGAGTAAATGGGAATCTCAAGGGCATGTATTTGTTCTAACCGCTAAAGCAAGCCAGGAACGAATGGAATCCATGCGGGCAGAGTATTTACCTTAATCGTTGAATTGGAGACTGAGGAGACTTCTTCTTTGGCATTGTCATTGGCCTGACTTGCATTGAAACTGGGATCGCTGATGATAAAAACTGGTCCTATTATTTTCCGAATGAGGAACTCTCTACTTTATGTCTCAGGATGCCTGATCCTATCTATCCTGTGTGGCTGTCAAAGAGAGATCAATACAGAAAGCGAGACCGTTCATGTCTTCGCCGCGGTCAGTTTAAAAGAGGCGATTGAAGAGATCGGCACGCTGTTTGAGAGGGAGACCGGTTTTGAGATTTCCTTGAATTCAGCAGGTTCCAACGTTCTGGCTCAGCAAATCGAAGCGAGTTCCCGAGCGGATCTGTTTATCAGCGCGGACTCGGGCTGGATGGATTATCTCGAAAGTGGGGTAAAGTTGGGGGACAATACTCGGATCGATCTTTTGAGGAACACCCTCGTAATGGTCTGCGCAGAGGGCGTTAGTTGGGATGAGGAGAAAGTCGAAACGTTGTGCGGGCTAGATTTTACTTTTTTGTGTATCGGGGACCCGGACGCGGTTCCGGCTGGCAGGTATGCGCGTGATTGGCTCTCCGGGTTAAACTGTGGTGATTCGACAGTTTGGGAAGCGTTTCAAGGGCGTTTGTCACCGGCTCCAGACGTGCGAGCGGCTTTGTCCCAAGTGGCCAGCAGTAAAGACCGGATCGGTATCGTGTATTTCACTGACTATCTACTTTACCAAGATCGTTTGAAATTGCTTGTAGAAGGGCCAAGTGAAAAGGCTCGATATCCTGCTGCGATGACGGAGCAAGGCATGGAAAAACTAGCGGCTGGCCTATTCTTCACCTTTCTGCAATCGAATAAGGCCAGATTGATCTTTGAAAAATTTGGATTTCGAGTCGATTTGTCAGAAGTAGATTAGGGTTCACGCTTGCAAGCAGGAGCTTGCAGGGTGATTTTCGTACGTTTCCCTAAATCCGGATTGATCCGGCAACTTTCACCGTGCCAACGATTTACGAGACAGTTTCATCCACTTTGCTTTGGGCCGTTTTAGCGAGTCTCATCGTTGCCGTGCCGGGATTGACGATTGCCTACTTGTTGGCCCGACGAGAATTCTTTGGGAAAAAAGTTC
Coding sequences within it:
- a CDS encoding type IV pilus twitching motility protein PilT, with amino-acid sequence MSYEMNELLELVLEEGASDLHIQVGKPPTLRLHGSMVSVDGPDLTPADTERLMQSIAADSYVQAAKTEGGADFGFAYMDKSRFRVSVLRAKGSYGLVLRQIPNEFFDLEDIGIPDQIRDLLYRPRGLVLVTGPTGSGKSTTLASMINYINQKRSGHIITIEDPIEYYHDHKKCLITQREVGDDVPTFSEAIRRAMRQDPDVILVGEMRDLETIEAAISAAETGHLVFGTLHTNSAAKTVDRIVDAFPANMKEMIRTQLATSLVAVVSQVLCKKEGGGRVAGLEVMVTTTSIAALIRDNKTYRINSDIQTGAKLGMFTMDTHLMSLYNRGLISAREAFEKAQAPDDMRTRLENLGGKVAAS
- the modA gene encoding molybdate ABC transporter substrate-binding protein — translated: MRNSLLYVSGCLILSILCGCQREINTESETVHVFAAVSLKEAIEEIGTLFERETGFEISLNSAGSNVLAQQIEASSRADLFISADSGWMDYLESGVKLGDNTRIDLLRNTLVMVCAEGVSWDEEKVETLCGLDFTFLCIGDPDAVPAGRYARDWLSGLNCGDSTVWEAFQGRLSPAPDVRAALSQVASSKDRIGIVYFTDYLLYQDRLKLLVEGPSEKARYPAAMTEQGMEKLAAGLFFTFLQSNKARLIFEKFGFRVDLSEVD